In Melanotaenia boesemani isolate fMelBoe1 chromosome 18, fMelBoe1.pri, whole genome shotgun sequence, the following proteins share a genomic window:
- the LOC121628745 gene encoding galactose-3-O-sulfotransferase 2-like — MGLLRLTSSVNKQNLFPTLQNIVVGLHSQSSLAAKQDQRSTQTGRSAAPRLNEETSHDALLRSVEKISLAPGSQRAAGKVSSGKLFLPEVDILRGTCKDLNAGTDRTLIHTPSTKFSEAQTVQTKASCSPKSHIVFLKTHKTASSSILNILYRYGESRNLTFALPVSKRSQLFYPYFFAAHFVEGVSSGRVTHFHIMCNHMRFRKSEVARVMPQDTFYFSILRHPVAMMESIFVYYKSIPAFRKTRSLDDFLDNIRENYHSSVSNNHYAHNVLAFDFGLENNMADKDEDLDERATSAIAAIEQDFHLVLISDHFEESIILLKHALCWSLEDVVSFRLNSRSQQARYQLSPKTAEKILKWNALDWRIYLHFNATFWNKVDSLVGRENMKQEVSQLRLLQTKLANTCLKDGGAVHPSRVKDSGLKPFQYGAAVIQGYNLNPNLDRQTKTKCQRLITPELQYTNHLYMQQFPELAARLTQKPKRRA, encoded by the exons ATGGGACTCCTACGTTTGACATCATCTGTGAACAAACAGAACCTGTTTCCTACTCTTCAGAACATTGTGGTAGGCCTCCACTCCCAGTCTTCTCTGGCAGCGAAACAGGACCAGAGGTcaacacagacaggaagaagTGCAGCACCTCGTCTGAATGAAGAGACTTCACATGATGCTCTGTTAAGAAGTGTGGAGAAAATAAGCCTTGCTCCAGGATCTCAGAGGGCAGCAGGAAAAGTTTCATCTGGGAAGTTATTCCTGCCTGAAGTAGATATCCTCCGTGGTACATGCAAAGATCTGAATGCAGGCACTGACAGAACGCTCATTCACACTCCTTCAACCAAATTTTCAGAGGCTCAAACAGTTCAAACCAAAGCTTCCTGCAGCCCCAAATCTCACATTGTTTTCCTCAagacacacaaaacagcaaGCAGCAGTatcttaaacattttatatcGCTATGGTGAAAGCAGGAACTTGACCTTCGCCCTCCCCGTGAGCAAACGCAGCCAGTTGTTTTACCCATACTTCTTCGCTGCGCACTTCGTGGAGGGCGTCAGCAGCGGACGTGTCACACACTTCCACATCATGTGCAACCACATGAGATTTAGAAAATCTGAG GTGGCCAGAGTGATGCCTCAGGATACCTTCTACTTTTCCATCCTGAGACATCCGGTGGCTATGATGGAGTCTATCTTTGTTTACTACAAGAGCATCCCAGCTTTCCGTAAGACGCGCAGTCTGGACGACTTCTTAGACAACATCAGGGAGAACTACCACTCATCAGTGAGCAACAACCACTATGCACACAATGTCCTGGCTTTTGACTTTGGCCTTGAAAACAACATGGCTGATAAGGATGAAGATCTGGATGAAAGAGCCACCTCTGCCATAGCAGCAATAGAGCAGGACTTCCATCTTGTTCTTATTTCTGATCATTTTGAGGAGTCCATTATCCTGCTTAAGCATGCTCTCTGCTGGTCTCTGGAAGACGTGGTTTCCTTCAGGTTGAACAGTCGCAGCCAACAAGCTCGTTACCAACTTTCACCAAAAACTGCTGAAAAGATCCTGAAGTGGAACGCTTTAGACTGGAGGATCTACCTGCACTTCAACGCCACCTTCTGGAACAAAGTGGACAGTCTGGTTGGGCGAGAGAACATGAAGCAGGAAGTTTCTCAGCTGAGACTGCTGCAGACCAAGCTAGCAAACACCTGCCTGAAAGACGGGGGAGCAGTTCACCCGTCAAGAGTAAAAGATTCAGGGCTGAAGCCGTTCCAGTATGGAGCAGCTGTAATTCAGGGCTACAACCTGAACCCAAACCtagacagacaaaccaaaaccaaatgTCAGAGGCTTATAACTCCTGAACTGCAATATACAAATCATCTGTACATGCAGCAATTCCCAGAGCTAGCTGCTAGGCTAACACAGAAACCTAAAAGGAGAGCGTGA